The Inediibacterium massiliense genome includes the window AGCGTATGGAAAGTGGATTCATATTGTGTTATAATTTAACTTAAGTTGTTGTATAAAAATTAATATAACTATTATAGATAGTAATAAAAAACATAGAGAAGGAGTAGAAGTATGAAGCAGGATATAATGCAGTATTAATCTAATATTTGGGCAACAGCAGACTTACTAATAGGTGCTAAGAGATTCTTCATCATACAAAAAATACTTCAAAATATTTTTAAGTATCAAATTAGATAAAGAAAAAAATATTCATCAATTGTGGATTTTGAAGATGGATTATCAAGTTATAAAAGATGATGTAGAAGTATACTTTGATAATCGAATTGGAATTGTTAGTCCACCCGAGAAAGAGGAGAATACTAAGAAATCCAAAGATAAGGGTAATGATGAAGATGGCGGAAAACAAATGAAGGTTGATATATTAAAAATAATTCAACAAAAAAATCAAGAAGAAGAAACTATCGGGGAATTAATAAAAGAATTTGAAGAAAAAATTGAAAAACTATTTTTATTTATTATGAAACCAGAGAATGGTAGAAATCTAATAGCTAAAATGAAAGATATAGGAACTGAATTTAATGAAGAAGAAATTCATAGTGATTTTACTAAAATATATAGGAAATTTAAAATTAAGTATAATAGAGAAATTGGAGAATTTTTCTTCAAGGAGACAGAAGATGTTATAGATAAATTATGTGATGATTTTGAGGAATATCTTAATAAGACAACTAAGCAGGAAATTGATATTTATGAAACAGAAGAAATTGCAGAAGAACGCCCTAATTATGAAGTGAAATAGAAGGTAATAAGTATAGTTTCATTTAGTATCAAAGCTGAAGAATTAAAGAAATTAAGAGATATATTGAATGAAATAGAGTTATAGAATGCTCAAAAAGAATTGACTTATTTGTTAGTTCTTTTTGATTCTAGGAGGATAGATAAATGCTTTATACTAATGGAAATTTTCATATTGAAAGCGACTTTGAAATAAGAGTACTTAGAGAAGTGGGAGAAGATGTAGATTTGTTAATTCCTATAGAGGATAGAACACTGAATTTATATATGGATCATCTACCTGATTATTTAAGTAAAAAAATACAGTTTCCTATGATTAAAAACATATTGATTCGATTTTGTACATTGAAAAATAACCCTATTTGTACCATCCATTTTTTAAGAAGTATTGATATTCAGTCTGCTATTGTTAACTTTGAAATGGATTATAGCCATCATTTTTTGCACATAAAAAATAAAGAATATTCTGTAGAACTAATATTTAAAAAACTGTGACGTATTTTAGTTACTTATCAGTTGGAATGGATGGATCTTATTCTTGAGCAAAAATTTAAAAATAAAAACATAGAGGTTTATTTTTAGTGAAATTAAGCACTAATTGTTGGAGGATGGTATAGTAGTGGAGTTTTATTTTTGTATTTAATTGGTTCAAATATCATCATTTTATATGGCATCTCTTTGTACTTGCTGGAAGTACATTACTCTTTTTCTCAATATAGATTTATATATGAGTATACTTATTACTGAAAAAGAATAAATTTGCAAAGAGTGATAGAATATGTTATAATATATAAGTTAGTTTATTTGTTATGCAAAACTAATTAATGTATAATTAGATTATTTTTTGCAATAATTTTATCGTTAGTTTCAAAATTGTTATGAAGATGCTTTTCATTTATGTCTAAGGTTTATAAGAATCTAGATGCCTTCCTTAAGATATATTAGAGTTTTTATACTATCTAATAAAAAGTAGATTTATTCTATTCTTGAATTTTCAATATGAATTATTAAAATAAATAATTACATGATTAATCTCATTCATGCTATATGTGTGCTTACTTCATTATGCTTCTACTAATGGAGGTTATGTATATTGTTAAATTTTTAGATTAATGATGGAGTTATAAAATACACTGATTATTTGCTAACATGCTATTATGTTAGCTTTTTTTGTTACATGATACTTACATGTAAAAAAATAATATGCTAATAAATATAATTCAATTATATTAAAGGAAAATTAAAAATGTAAGAGGAGGTGTTTTAATGACACAACATATAATATTAACACTTATTGGTTTATTTTTAGTAACAACATTTACAAATATTTTAGCAACATTAAAAAGCATACTACTTGCGAAAAATATTATGAACCCGGTTTATCTTTTAGTGTTTATAGATGCTATTATTTTTGCAACAGTGCTAGGCAAAGTTACTAGTTCAAAAGGTTTTCATTTTGCGATTGCATATGCTTTAGGGAAAACATTAGGAGTTTTTATTGGTAGTAAAATCGAAGAACAACTTGCACTTGGTATTTTAGAAGTAGATGTATTTTTAAATAATAAGAGCAAGATGATAGAAATAGCAGAAAAACTTAGAGAAGAAGGATATACAGTGAATAATTTTTTAGCTCGAGGAAATAATGGCGGTAGAAGATATAAGGTAGAGGTTGTTATAACGAGAAAAGAATTTAAAGTATTTGAAAATATTATGCATGAATGTGGTGTAACAGACCCAACTTTAAAGATTAAAAACTTAAGTAAGGTTGAAGGTAAAATTTCTGCCACAAGAATAAAAGTAACTTAAATTTTTTGATACTATAGTTCATTTTCAACTAACATTAGCAAGAACAGAAAAAATGGAGTTTAAAAATGAAACGCTATAGAATCGGTATTAAGCTAGCTAAATATATTTAGCATATAATGGAAAATTAAGAGTTGTAAAAATTAATTACTTAAGATATATTTTCATACGTTTGAAGTATTAAATTATACTTTGCTATTGAATAAAAAATGGGTATAATAAAAAAGAGGTGATAAAAATGAATCAAGTAGGAAAAGTAATAGAGGTTTTAGAAGATCATAGAGCTCAGGTTTTAATGAGAAAACATTCTGCATGTGGAGAATGTGGAGCTTGTCAGTATGGACAAGAAAATATGAATTTAAAAATTATAGCAATGAATCAAGTGAATGCTAAAGAAGGAGATACAGTAGAAGTAAATTTAGAGACACAAAATGTATTAGGAGCAGCTTTTATTGCTTATGTAATACCACTTGTTGCTCTTTTGGTAGGGGTAATTGGGACTAGCTTTATACTCCCTAAAACAGGGTTTACTGGAAATGTAGAAGTATATTCTATAGTAGTTGGATTTATTTTAACTATTATTGCTTTTGGATTTATTAAATTAAATGAAAATTCTTTTAAAAAACAAGATAAATATGTACCAGTGATATCAAAAGTTGTAGAGAATGAAAAATAGAGATTATTAATCTCTATTTTTTTGGGATTTTTTAAATTCAAAAAACATTCTTGTAATAGAAGAAACGAGTAAAATGGCAGCTGCTATACCTCCTGCCATAAACATGGTTTCACTTCCTACTACAGAAAATTTACTAAAGTCTTTTTCCATAGCTGCAAGCATTGCATAATACATTCCAGCTCCTGGAACAAGAGGGATAATTCCAGGAATTACAAATACAGTAACTGTTTCTTTAAATTTTCTAGCAAAAATTTCACTGATGATAGCTACAACGGATGCTCCGACAAAAGAAGCTGCAATCAAGGAGCCAAAATTTTCTCTCCAATATACAAAAGCAATCCATCCACAGCCTCCAACAAAAGAAGCTTTGATGATAGATTTCTGAGGAATATTAAAAAGAATAGCAAATCCAATGGTAGCTAAAAAAGAAAATATAAATTGTAGATGCATTATGAAATCCCTCCAAAAATATAAATCCAAGTATTCATTACAGCTCCAGCCCCAACTGCAATAGCAATAGCTACAATAAAAGCTTCTGCAGTTCTTGCAGCACCAGATAATAGATCTCCAGAAATATAATCTCTTACAGCATTAGTGATTGCTACACCAGGGACCAATATCATGATAGAACTAATAATAATTTTATCAAGGTGCATACCTATTCCCATATGAACAGACAATATGGCTAAAAAAGCTGCAATGGCTCCACCAAATAGATTTTGAATAAAAAAATTAGAATTTAACTTTTCGGTGAAGGATATAGACATATAAATACATACTGATGTGATGAAAACACAAATAAAATCACTATAGGTCGCGCCTAGCATAACTCCAAAAAAAGCAGATGCAATACCTGCTCCAAATATTTTAAGAGGCTTTGGATATTTTGGAAGATGATCAATTTCTTTTAAAATTTCTAGTGCATCTTCAATAGACAAAACAGAACTAGAGACTTTGCGAGAAAAATCATTTACCTTTGAAATTTTATTTAAATCAATAGTTCTTTCTACAATTCTTTTGATGAATGTAAGTACATCTCCACCCTTTTCTCTGCAATCTACAGAAACAAATATTCCAGTAGGTGTTACAAAAGATTCTACATAAGAAATTCTATAGGCTTTGCAAATTCTTATTACGGTATCTTCGACTCTATAGGTTTCTGCACCGTTTTTGAGCATTATTTCTCCTGCATAAAGAGCCATGACTAAAACATCTTTTTCTCTAGAGTTCATATTGTCACTCCTTTATTCTTCCAGCACATTATATCAAAATGGAAATAAGGTTACAATATAGTATGAGCGAAGATTTATATTTTATAGAATTTATACAAAACTTGTAAAATTAAGCAATTAAAATTATAATAAGTATAGGACCTATCATGAAACAAATATACATAGGGAGGAGAATAAAATTATGAATTTTGAAAATGTGAAGAATACGGATAGAGAAGTATTCGATGCTATTGAAAAAGAAATAGAAAGACAAAGAAATAAAATTGAGCTCATTGCATCAGAAAATTTTGTAACAGAAGCAGTAATGGAGGCTATGGGAAGTCAATTAACAAATAAATACGCAGAAGGATATCCTCATAAAAGATATTATGGAGGATGCGAGTATGTAGATATTGTAGAAGATTTAGCAAGAGAAAGATTAAAAGAATTATTTGGTGCAGATCATGCAAATGTACAACCTCACTCAGGGGCAAATGCAAATTTAGCAGTGTATTTTGCAATGCTAAAGCCTGGAGATACAGTTTTGGGTATGAATCTTTCTCATGGAGGACACTTAACTCATGGAAGTCCTGTAAATATCTCAGGAACATATTTTAAATTTATAGAATATGGTGTAGACAAAGAATCAGAAGTGATAGATTATAATGAAGTTTTAAAAATTGCAAAAGAGGCAAAGCCAAAATTAATTGTAGCAGGAGCTAGTGCATATCCTAGAATAATAGACTTTAAGAAATTTAGAGAAATTGCAGATGAAGTAGGAGCATATTTAATGGTAGATATGGCTCATATTGCAGGATTGGTAGCAGCAGGACTTCATCCAAATCCATGTGAGTATGCACATTTTGTAACTACTACTACTCATAAGACTCTAAGAGGACCTAGAGGAGGAGTTATTCTTTGTAAAGAGGAATTTGCAAAAAAGATAGACAAAGCAATCTTTCCTGGAATACAAGGAGGACCTTTAATGCATGTTATTGCAGCAAAGGCAGTAAGCTTTAAAGAAGCTTTAACAGATGAATTTAAGACTTATCAAAACCAAATTATAAAAAATGCAAAAAGATTAGCAGAAGAATTAATTAAAAGAGATTTTAGACTTGTTTCAGGAGGAACAGATAATCACTTACTTCTTTTAGATCTAAGGAATAAAAATATAACAGGAAAAGAAGCTGAAAAACGATTAGATGAAGCAGGAGTGACAGTCAATAAAAATACCATTCCATTTGATCCTGAAAGTCCATTTGTAACAAGTGGTATAAGAATTGGTACTCCAGCCGTTACTACAAGGGGAATGAAAGAAGAGGACATGAAAGATATTGCACAAATTATAGGAATGATTATTGATTCACCAGAAAAGATGGAGGAAGCAAAAAAATTGGTAAAGAAATTGTGTGATAGATTTCCACTATATGAATAAAACATGACTTTTGTCATGTTTTATTCATATAGATATGTTTTACTTGTACAAATGAGAGGAAGAATTTTATGAAAGATTTTACAAAACAGATATTAGAAATATTATTAGAATATATTGATGAAGGAATTCATGTGATTGACCAAGATGGAAAGACTATTTTATATAATAAAACTATGGAAAAACTAGAGGGAATGAAAAAACAAGATGTATTACAAAAGCAATTATTAGAAGTATTTCCCACTTTAAATCAAAATAGTAGTACCCTTTTAAAAGTATTAGGTACAGGACAAAGTATTATAGATCATCCCCAAACTTATTTTAACCATCATGATAAAGAAATTACTACTATTAATACGACCATTCCTATATTTTTAGAAGATGAGAAAGTTGGAGCTTTAGAAATTTCTAAAAATATTACAAAAATAAAGGAATTATCAGATCAAATTATGTCTTTACAAGAACAACTGACTCAACCAGAAAAGCATGTAAAGATAAAAAAAAGATTCACTTTTTTAAGTATTATAGGTGAAAATGAAAACTTTAAAAAAGCTATTGATTATGCTAAGAAGGCCTCTAAATTTTCTTCAAGTGTCCTCATATACGGAGAAACTGGAACAGGTAAAGAACTGGTAGCTCAAAGTATTCACTATGAAAGCTTAAGATCCAATAAACCGTTTTTAGCACAAAATTGTGCAGCCATACCAGAAACTCTATTAGAAGGAATGCTATTTGGAACAGTAAAGGGTGGATTTACAGGAGCTATCGATCGGCCAGGATTATTTGAACAAGCCAATGGAGGGACACTATTTTTAGATGAGTTAAATTCTATGGGAATGCAACTTCAATCTAAACTTTTAAGAGTTTTACAAGAAGGCATGATTAGACGGGTAGGAGGAGTAAAAGATATTCCTATAGATGTAAGAGTCATTGCTAGTACCAATGAGGAACCTTATGAGGCCATTGAAAAAGGACAATTAAGAAAAGATTTATTTTACCGTATTAATGTCATACCCATTACATTACCTCCTTTAAGAGAAAGAAAAGATGATATTAAAGTATTAACAAACTATTTTATACGAAAGTATAATCAACAGCTAAAAAAGGAAATAAAAGGGGTAGAAGAATCTGTATTAGAAGCCTTTCAAAGATATAGATGGCCTGGAAATGTAAGAGAGCTTGAAAATGTCATAGAGGGAGCTATGAATATTATTGAAGAAGAACGAATATTAAAACAAGATCATTTTTCTCCTCAAGCCAATGCAAAAATATTTGCGCTTACTTATCCTATAGAATATGAATTTAAAAAAGACTTACCTACCACTTTAGCTGAAATGGAAAGAAATATGATTCAAAAAGTACTCACATCTTGTAAAGATAATATTACGAAAGCTTCAGAGCAATTAGGAGTCAAGAGGCAAACTCTTCAACATAAGATGAAAAAATATAATATTTCCACAAAATAAGGCGCAAAAATATTTGCGAAAGGCTGCAAAATCATTTGCAGCCTTATTTATTTTTCGGAAAATTTAGACTAAATAGATTAAATATTCTTTATGTCATAGAATAAATATGCACAATACTATCAAAAAAGACATAAATTGATTTATTTTTTATTTTAACACTTGGCATAAAAGTTGCTTTAATAAATATCAAATACAAATTATTTAATTTATGGGAGGGATACATATGGAAAATGTGAAAGTGATTATTTGGGGACTTGGTGCAATGGGAAAAGGAATGGCAGAGATGCTTCTTAAAAAGAAAGGTGTAGACATAGTAGGAGTAGTAGGAAGAGGTAAAAAAATAGGAACAAGTATGTATGATTATTTATCTGTTGAAAGAGGAGACCGACCAGACATTTTATTAGGGGCTTATGATGAAATGATTACAGAGAAAGCTGCAGATGTAGTTTTGATTTGCACAGATTCTTTTACGAAAAATGCATTTGAAAAAATTAAATTTTGCTTAGAGAAGAAAATTAATGTAATTTCTAGTGCAGAAGAAATGTCTTATCCAATGGCTCAAGAACCAGAGCTTGCAAAAGAAATGGATAAAATTGCAAAAGAAAATGGAGTATCTGTATTAGGAACAGGAATCAATCCAGGTCTTATTATGGATTTATTGGTAGTCATTTTAACAGGAGCATGTGAATCTGTAGATCATATTGTAGCAAGGAGAGTAAACAGTTTATCTCCTTTTGGACCTGCAGTAATGGAAGAACAAGGAATAGGTATAACAGTAGAAGCATTTAAAAAAGGTGTAGAAGAGGGAACTTTGGCAGGACATGTAGGCTTTGCTGAATCTGTAACTATGATTGCAGATGCTATTGGTTGGAAATTAAGTGATAAAGTAAAACAAAGCATGGAACCAATTGTTTCAAATGTATATAGAAAGTCACCTTATGCAGAAGTACAACCAGGAGATGTAGCAGGATGCGCTATGAAAGGCTTTGGATATGTAGATGGAGAGCTAAAAATTGAAATGGATCATCCTCAACAAATTGAACCTGAAACAGAAGGAACTCATACAGGGGATTATGTAGAAATTACAGGAGTACCAAATATCAATATGGCTATCAATCCAGAAGTTCCTGGAGGAATTGGAACGATTGCTATGTGTGTAAATATGATTCCTCATATTATTAATGCAAGACCAGGAGTAAAAACTATGATCGATCTTCCTGTACCAAGAGCAATTATGGGAGACATGAGAGATATGATAGAAAGGTAGGGATAAAAATGAAGGTTAAAAAAGGAGATTGGGTACTTACATATCATGTTGTGTTAACTAAAGATCAAAGGGCACCACAGGTTCCAGATGATACAAAAGAGGTTTCACTTGAATCATGGGTAAAGGGTTTTTTACAAGAAGATGCAGAAATTGGTGATGAAGTAACCATAAAAACTATTACCGGAAGAATGGCAAGAGGAAAATTGTTGGAGGTAAATCCAGCTTATCAACATAATTTTGGAAATTTTGTTCCAGAACTTCTTCAAGTAGGGATGCAACTAAAATCTATTCTGTGGGGAGGGGAACAAAATGAATAATACAAGTTATGAAAGTGTAATGGGAAGAAAAAATGAAATTATGAAAAAGGCAGTAGGAATTGATTATAATATTTTTGAATCAGGGGAAATAAGATTTGATTATGAAAAAATGATGAGAGATACAGGTTATAGTTTGGATGAAATTCAAAAAATACAAACAGATACAGGTGTTGGAAATACTCCACTATTAGAGCTTAAAAATTTAACAAAGTTAGCAAGAAAAGTGGCTCCTCAAGGAAAAGGAGCAAGAATATTTATAAAAGATGAAGCTTCGAACCCATCTGGAAGTTTTAAAGCAAGAAGAGCAGCTACTGCTGTATATCATGCAAAAAGATTAGGATACAAAGGTGTGATTGCAGCTACTAGTGGAAACTATGGTGCAGCTGTAGCATCTCAAGCAGCAATGCATGGACTTAAATGTATCATTGTTCAAGAATGTTATGATAGCAAAGGAATAGGGCAGCCTGAAATTATTGAGAAAGCTAGAAAATGCGAAGCTTATGGTGCTGAAGTTGTACAACTTACTGTAGGTCCAGAACTATTCTATACTTTCTTAAGACTTTTAGAAGAAACAGGATATTTCAATGCTTCTTTATATACTCCTTTTGGAATTGCAGGAGTGGAAACGTTAGGATATGAAATTGCTATGCAGTTTAGAGAAAGAGAAGGAAGAGATCCAGATGTAGTAGTTTGTACAAACGCTGGCGGAGGAAACTTAACAGGAACAGCTAGAGGTATTATAAAAGCTGGTGCAGATCAAACTCAAATTGTTGCAGCAAGCGTGAATTTAAGTGGCCTTCATATGGCGAGCGATAGTCAGTTTAATAAAAAATCATTTACTACAGGACATACAGGATTTGGAATACCTTTTGCTACAGGACCAGATCGTTCTGATGTGCCAAGATCTGCTGCAAGACCACTTAGATACATGGATAGATATGTAACAGTAGCGCAAGGAGAAGTGTTCTATATGACAGAAACACTAGCTCAAATTGAAGGATTAGAAAGAGGTCCTGCAGGAAATACATCTCTAACTGCTGCATTTAGTTTAGCTCAAGAGCTAGATGAAGATAAAATTATTGTAGTACAAGAAACAGAATATACAGGAGCAGGAAAACATGTACAGCCTCAGCTTTCTTTTGCTAGAGACAATGGAATCGATATAAGATTTGGAAATCCAAGAGATGAAGTTCCAGGACAAAACATTATATTACCAGAACATCCAAGACTCATTCAGGCACAAGAAGTGGATGTAAACAAACTAAGAAGATCTTATATCAATCATTGTATTGATGATTATGGACAAAAAGAAATCTCTAGTGAAGATTTAGATTTCTTAGTACAAGATACAAAATCTAGCATAGAGTTTGTAAAGGAAATACTCAAAGAGAAAAATATAAAAATTTCTGAATAAAATTGTTTGGCATACATATGTATGCCAAACTTCTCTCAAAATATAGAATTGGGGTGAAAAAATGAAAAGAGCGGATGATTTTGAAAAACGAAGAGACCATTTGAAAAATTTAACAGATGAAGAATTAAAACTAAGATTTTGGGAATTGGCAAATCAATTGGTAGATCCTCTTTTGGATCTTGCATATAAAAATACTTCACCATCTATTGAAAGATCTATCCTTCTTCGTATGGGATTTTCAAGCATGGAGGCAAAAGTTATTGTAGAAGGGGTAAGAGACAGAGGACTTATGGGAAAAGGCGCAGGGCATGTAGTTTATAAGCTTGCAAAATCAAAGAACATGGACATTAGAGATGCAGGAGTTGCCCTTTCTAATGGAGAATACTGGGATGAAGTAATAGATTTATTTAAAGGAGGTGTGCAAAGTGAAACTAGATAAAAATGAAAAATTAGACATTAAAGAAATTTTAAAGGATCTAGATAAATATGTACCAAATAGAAGAGGTTGGGTTTGGAGAGAGAAAAAAAATGATCTACACATGGGGCCTTTTACTTATCAAAACTGTTCAGAGCCTCTTACCCAAAGTGTTCCTTTGCCATCTGCAAAATATTTTGGAGATATTGACCCACAACCTGAGTATTCTATTACTACAGAAATTGCATCCGGTAGGTTTGAAGATGACATAAGAAGAATGAGAATGGCTGCATGGCATGGAGCAGATCATATCATGGTTATTAGAACAGCAGGACAATCTCACTTTGATGGACTCATAGAAGGAACGCCACAAGGAATAGGTGGGATTCCTGTTACAAGAAAGCAAGTTCGTGCTCAAAGAAAAGCACTTGATTTAATAGAAGAAGAAGTAGGAAGACCTATTAACTATCACTCTTATGTTAGTGGTGTTGCAGGACCTGAAATTGCAGTTATGTTTGCAGAAGAAGGAGTAAATGGAGCCCATCAAGATCCTCAATATAATGTTTTGTATAGAAATATCAATATGATTCGTTCTTTTGTAGATGCAGCAGAATCTAAAACAATTATGAAATGGGCAGATATCGCTCAAATTGATGGAGCGCATAATGCCAATGCAACAGCAAGAGAGGCATGGAAGGTAATGCCAGAATTGATGGTTCAGCATTCATTAAACTCAATTTTTTCTGTAAGAGCAGGTATGAAAAAATCTAATATTTGTTTATCAACTGTACCACCAACAGCTCCACCTGCGCCATGTCTTTATATTGACCTTCCTTATGCAGTAGCTTTAAGAGATTTATTCTCTGAATATAGAATGAGAGCTCAAATGAATACGAAGTATATGGAATCTTCTACAAGAGAAGCTACTGTTACCCATGTAATCAATTTATTGATCTCAAGACTTACAAGTGCAGATATTCAATCTACCATTACTCCTGATGAAGGAAGAAACGTACCTTGGCATATCTATAATATAGAAGCTTGTGATACTGCAAAACAAGCATTAGTAGGCATGGATAATATACTAGATTTAGTGGATCTTAAAAAGGAAGGATATCTTCCAGAAAAGGTTAGAGAATTAAAAGAAAGAGCCGTATTATTTATGGAAGAGATGATCAAAGTAGGAGGATATTTTAAAGCCATAGAAGAAGGTTTTTTTATAGACTCTGGTTGCTATCCTGAAAGAAATGGAGATGGAATTGCAAGAAAGAGTGATGGAGGAGTAGGAGTAGGAACTGTTTATGAGAGAGATGAAGATTATTTTGCTCCAGTTACAGCTCATTTTGGATACAATAATGTATCTCAATATGATGAGTCAGCAGTAGATGACCCTGCAAAATTAATTGGAGGCTGTACCTTTGAAAAACCAGAAAAAATTGTCTATATAGATGAATTAGATGAAACAGATAATGTAAATGTAAGATTAGAAGAAACAAAAGAATTAAGAGAATCTAGTAAAATCAAGCCAGAAGTAGAGTGGCTAGGAGATGGAATTGTCCAAATGGATTTATTCTTACCAACTAGTAGAAGAATTGCAGAAGTAGCAGCTGTAGAAATTGGAAAGAAAATGGGACTTGTAGATCCTGAAGTGATTCATAAAGAAATTATGCATCCATGTGAAGGTACAAGAATACAATTAAAAGGAAAAATAGATTTTAGTATAGATGTAGATCAATTAGTTATTCCTCCAGAGCCTGAGATTATGTCTGATGAAGAAATTCGTCAGGATATTGAAGAAACTCCAATGAAGATTGTTGCTGCAACAGTAGGAGAAGATGAACATTCTGTAGGACTAAGAGAAATTATTGATATTAAACATGGAGGAATTGAAAAATATGGTATTGAATGTCATTATTTAGGTACATCTGTTCCAGTAGAAAAATTAGTAGATGCAGCCATAGAATTAAATGCAGACGCCATACTAGCATCTACAATTATTAGTCATGATGATATCCATTATAAGAATATGAAGAGGATTCATGAATTGTGTGTAGAAAAAGGTATAAGAGATAAAATAATGATTGCTTGTGGAGGAACACAAGTTACACCTGAAATAGCAGTAAAACAAGGAGTAGATGCAGGTTTTGGAAGAGGTAGTAAAGGCGTTCATATGGCTACATTCCTAGTTAAAAAAAGAAGGGAAATGCAAAATGAAAATTGATCTGTTAGTAGCAGAAATTGGAAGTACTACTACTGTAGTGAATGCCTTTTTAGGCATTCACACTAGT containing:
- the ortB gene encoding 2-amino-4-oxopentanoate thiolase subunit OrtB; translation: MNNTSYESVMGRKNEIMKKAVGIDYNIFESGEIRFDYEKMMRDTGYSLDEIQKIQTDTGVGNTPLLELKNLTKLARKVAPQGKGARIFIKDEASNPSGSFKARRAATAVYHAKRLGYKGVIAATSGNYGAAVASQAAMHGLKCIIVQECYDSKGIGQPEIIEKARKCEAYGAEVVQLTVGPELFYTFLRLLEETGYFNASLYTPFGIAGVETLGYEIAMQFREREGRDPDVVVCTNAGGGNLTGTARGIIKAGADQTQIVAASVNLSGLHMASDSQFNKKSFTTGHTGFGIPFATGPDRSDVPRSAARPLRYMDRYVTVAQGEVFYMTETLAQIEGLERGPAGNTSLTAAFSLAQELDEDKIIVVQETEYTGAGKHVQPQLSFARDNGIDIRFGNPRDEVPGQNIILPEHPRLIQAQEVDVNKLRRSYINHCIDDYGQKEISSEDLDFLVQDTKSSIEFVKEILKEKNIKISE
- a CDS encoding ornithine aminomutase subunit alpha; the encoded protein is MKRADDFEKRRDHLKNLTDEELKLRFWELANQLVDPLLDLAYKNTSPSIERSILLRMGFSSMEAKVIVEGVRDRGLMGKGAGHVVYKLAKSKNMDIRDAGVALSNGEYWDEVIDLFKGGVQSETR
- the oraE gene encoding D-ornithine 4,5-aminomutase subunit OraE translates to MKLDKNEKLDIKEILKDLDKYVPNRRGWVWREKKNDLHMGPFTYQNCSEPLTQSVPLPSAKYFGDIDPQPEYSITTEIASGRFEDDIRRMRMAAWHGADHIMVIRTAGQSHFDGLIEGTPQGIGGIPVTRKQVRAQRKALDLIEEEVGRPINYHSYVSGVAGPEIAVMFAEEGVNGAHQDPQYNVLYRNINMIRSFVDAAESKTIMKWADIAQIDGAHNANATAREAWKVMPELMVQHSLNSIFSVRAGMKKSNICLSTVPPTAPPAPCLYIDLPYAVALRDLFSEYRMRAQMNTKYMESSTREATVTHVINLLISRLTSADIQSTITPDEGRNVPWHIYNIEACDTAKQALVGMDNILDLVDLKKEGYLPEKVRELKERAVLFMEEMIKVGGYFKAIEEGFFIDSGCYPERNGDGIARKSDGGVGVGTVYERDEDYFAPVTAHFGYNNVSQYDESAVDDPAKLIGGCTFEKPEKIVYIDELDETDNVNVRLEETKELRESSKIKPEVEWLGDGIVQMDLFLPTSRRIAEVAAVEIGKKMGLVDPEVIHKEIMHPCEGTRIQLKGKIDFSIDVDQLVIPPEPEIMSDEEIRQDIEETPMKIVAATVGEDEHSVGLREIIDIKHGGIEKYGIECHYLGTSVPVEKLVDAAIELNADAILASTIISHDDIHYKNMKRIHELCVEKGIRDKIMIACGGTQVTPEIAVKQGVDAGFGRGSKGVHMATFLVKKRREMQNEN